The Candidatus Scalindua japonica sequence TTTAAAATTCCGAGCCTGCTTTATCATTTTATCAACAAATGGCCGATTTACAGTAGTTTTTTCTAAAACATCATTTTTATTTCCACCCTTGTCAAGGACCCTGATAATTTTCCATAAATCTTTCATTCTTTTATGTGCTGAAATTACGATAGTAATCGCAATTGATTTTGGATCAAACGTGATAGTTTTACGCTCGTTCTCCATACCAATATTAAAAATATTTTCTGCCATTTTTACAGCGGAGATACTGTTTTTCATACCAATAGCATCAAGCAGGTTGAAAAGTTTCTCTCTATGGCCAACCCCCGAGAACATTTTAATATCTTCTATGGAAATTTCCTTCCTGTCACCGACAAAAATTGATAATGCATCCAGTTGCCTATCAATAATTGCAAGGCTGTTTCCTGTCCTTTCCATGAGGCAAAATGCAGATTTCAGGTTCATAGTTTTATCATAATTCCCGGCATGCATAACAATCCATTTCGTTAATTCACTGTCATACTCCGGTTTCTTTGTTTCCCATGGCGCAGGTCTGTCAAACAGTTGGCCACATTCAATGAGAATACCTTGTTTGCTGTTCATAGCTTTCGCTATTCTCGTTCTTTTATCTATTGACAAAACTTCTAAAACCAGGCAGTTAATTCTAAAAGGATTTTTAATGTATTCAGAAATTCTTTCCTGATATTTAACCAGGAGGTTGTCAGCATTCTCAACTATTAACAGCTTATGCTTTCCAAACATAGGAGCAGTTTTTGCTTCATCGATAATATCATTAAACAAAGTAGAAATTTTAACGTTTTGTGCAGCACCACCCTGGGACTGATTGACGGTAAAATTACTGCCCGTGTCTTTACCATTAAATTCGATCAAACCTTCTTTGACTCCTCCATCCATAAAAAATCGTCTTTTGATCCCGGACAAAGCCTGTTTTTTTTGGAAATACTCGTTTCCACTTATTAGATAAACAGGTAAGTTACTTGTTTTATTATACTTGTGTATAAAATCGGTAAATTTCATAGCAATATTCTAAAAAGTTTATATTCTGAAACATTATGGTAAATGTATTGTCAAAATATTCAATTAAAAAATCAGCTTTTTTTCTCAAAGATATTGACATAATTAAACTTATGTGTATAATTAGCTGCAATTTGATACCCAGATTTATAGTCAAATACGGTTTTTGAGAATTATAATTGTTTTGGAGTAATGGAATATGACCACAATAACAAAAAGAGAACTAGCAGAGGCTATCTCTCAAAAATTAGGAAGTCCGCAAATAGTTACTAAACAAACAATTCAACTTTTCCTAGAATTATGTACCGAAGAACTTGTAAAAGGCAATCGATTAGAATTCAGGGACTTTGGTATTCTTACTACAGTCGAAAGAGGGTCCAGAATTGGAAGAAACCCCAAAACCGGCACAACCGTAGATGTACCTCCAAAAAGAGTTGTAAGGTTCAAATCAGGAAGACTTCTAAAAGAGAAGGTCCAAAAGAAAGAGAGTTTCGCTCAGAAGGTACCAACAGACTCCGGCAACGATGTTACTACTCAGGGCCAGTAATTAATATCCGGCTGCGCTCCCTTAAATTTATCAACATGATTTCTGTGTGAATTGTCTTTTGAAAAACCATGTTCTTCAAGTATCCATTTACTCCCTGATCTTTTATAAGTAATTTTGTAGGAATAATCAGACAATCGCCATCTCCAAAAGAAAAAATGTGACAATCCTGTCATAAAAATATTTATTTTCTGCGCATATGGATCAATGTCTTCAAATACTGCAATACCCATCCTGGTAACTCCCGGATCGTATTCCCCTTTCATCTTGTCCGGACTTAAATACTTCTCTCCATCTTCGGAAACTTGTTCTGCAATTTTTGGTATATATTTTGCTTCATAAAATTTATCTGTGTCAGTTGACAATATAGTTGATACAGGTATCAAAATCTTCTGATCAATAGTATTACGTATTGAGTATACCCATATCAAATATTTTTTCTCGTTTTCAGAACTCTCATTGAACTTAAAATATTCGGGAACACTCCAGCCAAAATCCACTTGTGATGCATCCGATGTCGCAGGAAACAATATGACAACATTAAGAAACAACATAAAACACAAATACTTGAATTTTTTCATCAATAAACCCCCAACCTGGCTTAGCCAGAATTAAATATTTTATATTTAAGCTTTACTATCTTATCAGTTGTTTCATCTGAAATTGATACATTGCTTTTCCTTGCAAACATTTTCATCGTTTCCCTGTCAGTTATACCTTCCATAAGGTAAATATCCAGATCAGAAGCAGATATATCTATCGTTGACAATGCTTCTTGCCACGATTTGATGTGATACTGCATTCCATAGACGACAACTCCGTCCATATCAAAAATCAGCGTATTAATGTTTTTCATCTTCTATTAACTCCAGCGCATACTTTATAGGAACACCAAAGTTTGCACCGCTGAAACCACGAAAAATCCCATAATTTACAGCAACCACTTCTCCTTTATTATTAAAAAGCGGCCCACCACTACCCCCAACAGTTGTCTGTGCATCATATATAATTCTTTTTCTTAAAACATCGCTAATGTGTCCCTGAGTTGCTATAGGCTTTATCAAACCATGATTAGATAGCTCCTGGGCCGCTTCCAGAAAAGACATTTTAGATATTTCCAGTGCAATTTCCGGATCACTTTTTGCGCAAAGAGCATTTATACCGGCCGGATAACCTAACAGGACAACAGGTTCTCCCTCTATTGCCTCCTTATCACTTAATTCTATATCAAATTCAGGTAATTCAATTCCTTCAGGGTCAAAACTTACAAGAGCAACATCGACAATATCAGAAACTTTTTCTACTTTAAGTGGAACAGGGTCTTTCACCTCAGGAAAGAAAGCCCTGAACACCTCAAGTTTTGGTATAAAGCCTGGTTCAAGAGGAATAGCATGTGCCGCCTGCCGCCACCAAGGCTCAGCAATATGACGATTTGTCAGGATCTTTCCATTACCTATCATAAATCCGGTTCCTGTAAGTTGATTGGTCAGTAGACGCCCATCCCGCCACGATTTTAACGGCTTACCCGTTTTTTCATCAACTAAAGAAAAAGAACACTGAATTAAACAAACACCCTTACTGAAATCTTTTATTATTTTTTCGCCTATAGCACTCTCAAATTCAAGGAGTTCTACTCTTTTTGTTGTTTCTGTCAGACCGGAGAATATGTTATAGATTAATGTAACAATACCAATAAAGGTGAGCAAGAAGAGAAAGACAGTAACAAGTTTAAATTTTGCTGACGATTGTGTAAACGCCTCTGTCAATAGACTCTGAAAAAAAGCCGTCGCCGTAACAAGCGTTCTCCCCTTCTGTGGTTCTCTGGCGATATCCATGGAATCCGCCAGTATTTCACTCAATGGCTTACATACATCTCCCACCTCCTCTTTTATCCTGAAACGTGCTCTTGGCCCGTTGTTACCAAATTCAATAAGGTCACCATCATGAATAACAACCTCCTTTATCTGCCTGTTATTCACAAACGTACCTTCAGCACTGTCTAAATCCTTCAGGACATAATCACACTCCTGTAAAATTATTTCCGCATGAAAAGGTGATGTGTTTTTGTCTATAGATTGATCAAAATTGAGGTTGCACATAGGGCCTGTTCCAACACTGATTTTTGAATCAGTAAAGGATTCTGTCTTACCTCTTTTACTTCCCGACAGATGAACAAAGATAGCCTTCATGTGTTATTGTGAACAAAATGATTGTATATAATATCAGCAAAAGCACTTAGTCCCTTCATATCTTTGCCCAATTTTGATATCTTGTTTCCAAGCGCTTCCCTGTTTCTAAAGTTCTTTGAAACGTATTCGGCTACGAAAGTCTGAGCTGAAATAAAATTAAGATCAATCCCCTGATCATCAGAGCTTTCTGATATTTTATATGCAACCAGATCAGTAATTGTCTTTAATGTAATATCTTTTTTACTGCTTATATTGTTTTTGACTGTTTCAAAATCCAGATGGTCACTGGATATAAAAGACTGATATATCATCTCAGCAAAGGTTTCAATTCCCTTAAGCCCACCATCTAATATTGTTAACTTTTCGCGAAATTCATCAAGGGTACTGTAATTTTCTGAAATATATTCTGCCGTTATTTGCTCTGCTTTAGTAATATTATTTTCAGGACCACTGTCATAAGGACCCTTTGATATTTTTAACGCTACTATATCAGTTATGGGTTTTAATGTAACATCTTTAACATTTCGTATATGATCTACAATTGTTTCCACATCCAGTTTCTTGTCCATTTAAGTGCATTATACTAACGCATAAATATAAATCAACTCTGATATATAACACTCGGTTTAATCGGCAAATATCCAGATAGTTCAGCTTTAATGACGATATATGAGAATGGAAATAAAAGCGAACCAATCAAGAACGCTCGATAAGAAAAAAAACAATGGTTTTGGTGGGGACATGTTTATGTGAAATGATTAAAAAAATAAAGGCTTCAGGGTTAATTTAAACCCTGAAGCCTTTAGTAGTTCTTACTAACGATAAGTTTCAATCAATGACTGCCGGTAGCTGGACGACCTGCAGCACCTAATTCAAATGTCACCTGTACAATTTCACCTGCTTTAACCCTGACTTGTTTGGTAGCTGTATTGTCATGGTGATCAGCAACTGTAACGGTATGGAAGCCATTGTCAACTGATAAAATTGTGTTTCCGCTATAACCGGTAGTACCAGAATTATCTCCTACACTTACCTCAGCTCCTTTAATTGGCGCACCCATTGCTGTTACCATAACAATGACTGTTCCTCCCTGAGTAGGAGGCCACTCACCACCCCTATCATAAGCAGAGCTAACATTGCTCAAGCAGAAAATTAACCCAGCTGCTATCAGCGATACAAAAGCAAATTTCATTTTACTAAGCATTCCCTTCTCCTTTCAAAATTAAAAAATAAAAACACGCAACATTGCAGTAAATCTTCTCTTCATTACAAGAAAACGTGGCTAAAACACCCACCTCTTATCGATGAGATGTTTTGTTAGCCTGAAAAACAAATTAGATCAAGGGATTATACATTAAAACTTGTTTTCGTCAAGTGATTTTCTGTTTTTTGGTTTGAGACAGCTAACCCTTTTCTCTTAATTTAGTTATAAATATTTGCGTATATTAATTGACTAATTATACAATAATAACAAATATTATTATTTTTTTTCATAATGTATTAATGTAGTATAGTAGTCACATAACTAATACAATCATAATCGTCTAATATAAAACAACTTATACCACCTTACAAGCCAAAATTCATTGATTTGCCATGCAAAATAGAGAAATAACGGAAGAGAAGAGTTTCTATAAACATAAAAGAGATTTTCTTAAGGGTTACGCACCTTTTTCCTTATTGTCAAACAATTTATTAAAGAAGATTGTATCTAAAATCCAGATCCAGAATTATGGGACAGGTCAGACTATATGTGAAAGAGGACAGAAGGGTAATTGCCTGTTTATCATCCATACCGGGACCGTGGTAGAAACGTTGGTTGATAACAGTGGAGAAGAGATTACCGTCGCAATACTCAACAAAGGAGATTGTTTTGGTGCAATCCCTTTCCTTACCGATGAATCATACCTGGCAACCAGAAAGGCAAAGGAAGAGGTTGAACTCTTCGTACTTCACGATTATGACATCCAGGAACTGATTCTGAAGAACCCTGTTCTAAGTATACATTTAAGTAGAATTGTCTCTGAAAGGATAAAATCCTTCTTTGATTTCTTTGAAAAGGAAAAGATAAAAATAGTTGAAGTCATTGAAGGTGAATCTGAAAAAGAGAGAAAACTGGAAATAATTAATAGAGTAACCAGGCTATTCCATTCATCGGAAGATATTAACAGGACACTCTTTTTTGTTGTCAAGGCAGTTAACAGAGAAATGAAAGCCGATGCCTGTTCTATTTATCTCGTAGACCCGGTTTCTTATGAACTTGTACTGGAAGCTGCAGTTGGCTTTGATGAAAAAGTAATTACAAATGTGAGAATGCGATTGGATAAAGGTGAAGGGATTACCGGATGGGTAGTAGAGCATGGAGAACCTGTCGCTCTTGAAGATATCCATGCGGACCCAAGGGTGAAGTTTATTACTGAAATCCATGAGGACCGATTTTCATCGCTATTGTCTGTACCGTTAGGTGATAAAAAAAACGTTATAGGCGCGATTAATATACAGACTGTAGACAGAAGAAAGTACACGTATGATGATATAAGAGGATTGACGATTATGGCAAATCACATTGCCCTTGCAATCTCCCATGCACGCCTTAAAAGGAGGATACAGATTGTAGAAGGAGTAAGCGACAGAAACGTTTCAGATAAATCGGGTTTTGTAGGTAAGGGTAAGTATATTGACAAAATAAATGCGTTCGTTGATTTAATGGCTTCTGGTGACGGACCGGTATTAATAGGTGGTGAAGATGGAACTGGTAATGTGCCGATGTCAAAGATTATTCATTATAAGAGCAAACGTTATAAAGGCCCTTTTGTAGAGATTGATTGTAGAAATATTGACAGTGCATCATGGGGAGAAGAACTGTTTGGATATGAAAAAAATACTAAAGTAATTTGCAGTGATGGCCTGACAAAAAATAATTTACAGAACGATTTTTCCCCTCAGAAAGATATTGAAACAGGAAGCCTGGTAACACGTCTGGGATTTATTGAGCTGGCTGATTCAGGAACTATTTTTTTAAATCATGTTGATAGATTGAATCAGGCGAACCAGATTAAATTACTGAATTATCTACAGGAAGGTAAATTTAATCGTGTCAACGGAAATGATACTATTTTTTCAAACGCGAGAATTATTTCATCTGTTTCTCAAAATATCGCTTCATATTTAGAGGAAGGAAGATTTGATAAGAGTCTATATAAAATACTAAATAAAAATTATTACCAATTAAAGGCTCTTAGAGACCAGAAACGCAGTATTCCCATGCTTACCAAAGATTTTATTGAAAATATCAGTCGTGAATTGCATAAAGACGTAAAGGGTATAGCTGACAATGCTATGGGAAGATTGATGAGTTATGATTGGCCCGGTAATGTAAAAGAACTTGAGAATGTATTAAGGCGCGCAGTAATTCTGGCAAAAGGTGATGTAATTACGTCAGAACAGATTTTTTTCGGTATACCGATGGGAGAAAAAAAATGGTCATATGATATTCTTTCATTTGATACGGTTAAAAGTTTCCTGAAAAGCAGACTTTATCCATCAGGCCTTCAGATTTTAAGTTCTATTTTTCTTGTAATTACACTTCTGATGCTTTTTCTGGGACACAAAAACGGGCTGTTAAATCCTGTAAATATATTATTCTGGTCAGCCGGAATATTTGGCATGTACATGATAACTTTTGTTTCCGGAAGATTTTTATGCGGAATATGTCCTTTTGCTGCCACAGGTGATTTGATTAAGCGATTTATATGTTTTAATCGGCAAATACCAAAGATAATGGTTTCATACGGAAGGTATTTTACCATTGGACTCATAATATCAATCTTCTGGTTTGAAGGTGTCACATCAATTCAACACTCTTCGACATTAACGGCATACTTAATTGTATTTATTCTCTCAGGAGCTATTATTTCAGGCATTCTCTTTGAAAGAAGAGCATGGTGCAGGTATCTTTGCCCACTGGGTGGCCTGTTTGGCATTTATTCACTTACATCAATAACCTCTTTGAAGGCAAATAGAAGTGTCTGTCTGAACCAATGTGAAACTCACGATTGTTATCTGGGAACACAATTAACAAAAGGCTGTCCAATGTATTTACATCCTTATGGACTGGAGAATGGTAAAGATTGTGTTTTATGTATGAATTGTTATAAAAACTGCAGTCACGGTTCTATAAAGGTCAATTTCCAGGTACCCGGAAACGATATAGGCAACATGTCCAACAGGTCATTGTCTGAATCTTTACTGTGTTTGTCAATGTTGGGGATTTTGTTAGTTGAGTATGGGAGCCTTCTCAGTATAGAGTCTCAGCTCTTTCAATCTTTATCTCGCCTTATCGGAATCAATCAAACCATACTTTACACGTTGATATTCATCTCTGTATCTTTTCTATCGTCCGGTTCTATCGTTTTTCTCGATTATGTATCTAATGGGTTCTCGTTTGACAATGTGAAAGCAAGAATTATAGACTTCGGATACTCTGCAATTCCACTCGCACTTATGGGACATCTTGCCTTTTACTGGAACAAAATTAAAGCGGATTTCCGAAAGCTGATGGAGTTAACCGGTATATACCAACCGGTAAGGGTTGAAAATGAAGTTTTAATTGCAGAAAAAATAGAGGGTATCTCAGCTATTGAATTATTATTTATTTTTGCAGGTTTTTTTGGAAGTGTTTATATTTTCTATCTTCTATCAAAAAAGACAAAACATGCTTTGACAATATCGACCACGACCAGTTATTTATCTGTATTCGCTGTCTTTGCATTTACATATATATGTTTATTGTAGAACACAAGTTACGGTTGTATTCTGTAGTTTTGAAATTGTTGAGTTTTCTGTTTCAGTTCACATTATTCAGCTAAAGATGAGGGGTTATACAGTTTAGACTTATTATGCGAATCTTTTGGACCTAAAAAACATATGAACTCTTTCAGCAATTCCTTATTAAAAAAATTTTCCTTTTTACTTTTCATCTCTGCCAGCGCCGCAAAAGGAGTCATCGCATCTGCGTAACCCTTGTTGCTAGTCATTGCATCATACGCATCAACTATTCGTGATATACTGCCAAATAAATGGATATCACCTTCTCCAATTCCATAAGGATACCCTGTACCATCATGATTTTCATGATGTTGAATAACTACTTTTAATGACAGTCCATCAATATTACCCCTCTGTTCTAAAAGCTCAAGTCCCGCTTTAGGATGCCTCCTTATTACATCCAACTCTTCTCGGGTAAGTTTATTGCTATTGTTGATAACATCAGGAGAGATGGTTGCCATTCCTATATCATGCAACAACAAACCTGTACCAAGGCAATCCAATTCATGCGGCTTTAAGGAAAGATATTTACCAAAAAGTAAGCCAATCACCGACACATTAATAGAATGTGTATATAACTGGTAATTTTGGGAAGTGACTGTAAATAAACTGTAAAATGTGTTTTCATCTTGCACGATGTGTTGGACTGTATTACTTACCCACTCAGACGCCCTTTCGATATTTTGGCCGGACTTTGGGTCGTCCAAAATCTCCTTTGTAATATTCTCAGCAACCTGATAGAGAACTCCGGATTTTTCTAAAGAGTCCTTACTACTGTCTTCAATGATTTGTTTAAGGTTTTTTTCCTGATATCTGAGATATTTATCAGTGTCTTTTGTAGAAATATAAAGCCTTTGTATATTCCTGTTTAATAATTCCCCTTTTCTCTGCTGGCTAAATTGCTCGTTTCCACGGCAGAATAAAATATATTGCGAGCGTCCTCTGATATCACTTCTTAAAAAAAGATCAAACTCTATCTTTGTATTTTCAATTAAAGTATTTTTTGTTATGGCTATATATTCATTCATTATCGAAGAAATGTAGATTTCCAGGCAAAAAAATTAATTCATTTTTTAATTTAAATTTCTACTTGAAACCAAAAAGTACGTTTATCTCTTTTGTGTTTTTTTATTGTCACAGTATCGTTTGTAAGACGGTATACAAATTGTTCGAATAGGCTATTTTACTTAGGACGTATTCATCTGCAATATATTATCATCTCTGGGTTTTTTGCGAGGATCTTTAAGCCCAAGAAAGCAGATAAACTCTTTCAACAATTCATCGTCAAAGCAGCCCTGCATCTCTTTTTTAATTTCTGCCAGTGTCGCAAATGGCTTCATTGCGGACGCATATGGTCGGTTGGATGTCATTGCATCATATGAGTCAACTATACGGGAAATATGACCAAATAGATGAATTTCATTACCTCCGATTCCATAAGGATATCCTGTACCATCATTATTTTCGTGGTGTTGAACAACAATTTTCAGTGACGCACCATCAATATTTATGAATTGATCTAAAATGTTCAGTCCCAATTTAGGGTGTTTTTTTATTATACCGAATTCTTGACTCGTAAGATTTCTACGATTATTTATTATCTCTGATGGGATTTTTGTCTTACCAATATCATGTAGAAGCAGGCCCGTTCCCAGATTTTTCAATTCCTTAGAATCTAAAGCAAGATATTTTCCAAAAAGTAATCCGATTACTGAGGTATTAATAGAATGTGTATAAATATGATAATCACGAGAGGTAACTTCAAACAAGCTGGAGAACGTGTTTTCATTTTGAATAATGTGGGTAATGGTGTTACCGACCCAGGCAGAAGCCCGTTTGACTGTCTGGGTTGGTATTGGATCTGCCATGATATCACGAGTTAAATTTTTTGCAACTTGATAAAGTGCTCCTGATTTTTGTAAAGAACTTTTACTGCTATCCGTAACGATTTGGTTAAGATTTTGTTCCTGGTATATTAAGTATTTGTCTGTGTCTTCTGAGGAGATATAGAATTGTTCTACCTTTTTGTTTAATAACTCTTCTCTCAACTGAGGGCTGAAGAGTTGGTTTCCTCGGCAGAATAAGATATATCTTGAGCGGCCGTTAAAATCATTTCTCAAAAACAAATCAAACTCTATCTTAGTGCCTTCAACTAAAGCATTTTTTGTTATGGCTATGTATTCACTCATTCAGAATTTGTAGAACTTTCTTGATATAGATACTAATTCAAAGGTATTAGTACATTTGGAATAAGAGAACATTTTATATCGTTTATTTTTGTTTATAATACTTCTTACAAGATTTTTTCTCTGTTTGTTTGCCAACAAGAGTCATTGTCGCTAATTTCATGCCTATCGCATAAAACATACAAACAACAGACTAAAAGAAACAAGCAATTTGCTATAAGTATCAATATTGCAAATATTTGTCTTTAATACATGGCCGCAAGAATTTTTCAGGTGACAACTCAATTCATTCTATATTATTTTATAGAATTGTTTATATTTACAACATTTTTTAAAAACCTTTTACTTTGCTCTTATTATACCGATACACATTTATGCAAACATCTTAAGTATTTGTGTGTACCAGGAGTGTCAAGGTTAGCTAATATTGTACCCAAACGATTGATAAATATAGTAAACAAATAGTACAGAGAAATGTTTGTGGCAAGCACCAACATACTAACGTCTTATCCACTGAGTGTGTTTTGTGGATTTTGTTAAAAGACAGTTATTACTGTTTCAACTTGTCATTAATATTGTTAATAATACCCAGCGTTTTTGGGGTAATTATTTTTTGTCGTGCATATTCAGGCAGGTTAAATCAAAAATGAATGGATATGTTGAGTTTTACAAAAAAAGCTATTACTATTTTTTTGTCTTATTGATTGCGTCTCTTATCATACTTTTAGTTGGAAAATCCACTTTTTTCCCATCTACACAATAATGACGACTTCTCAAACCATAATTTTTAATGGCTTGCATATTCGGTTCTAAATCTCTTCCATTGATTCTCACTGTGGGAGAACCGATAAAATGTAATCGTCTTGCATCTTCCGGTGTTTCCAGAATAAACAAACTAATATCTGCATCAATGCCCTCTTAATCAATAACCTCCTGGATATTATCTGTAATAGATGACAGGTCTGGACTGCCATCAATAACGAAAACTCCAATATTGACAATATTTCTTGGAGTTTGTGTTATCGTAACCGTTATTTCATCACTGTTGTCTCTGAACCCTTCCCCGAACTTACCAATTAAGTCATCATTCATGGATAGATATAAATAATTACCCTCATCACCGGGTAAAACATACGCAGATCCTGACAGGCCCATTGAGAGGACCATATCATCATTAATTTTGCCAAGAAGCATACCGATGTTCTCTCCAGGCAAAGAATAACTTTCTAAAGCAGGAACAGGTATTCCATCTGCAGTATGTCCATCGGGAAACATTGTTGAATTAAAACTCCAGTAATCATCCTCTTTTACTTCCCAATTTATAATATGGTTTTTTTTCAGGATGATATCTGTCATTTGCCATGCCTGGTCTGCATGGACTACAACGATTTCCGCAGAAACATCTTTTGGTCCATTTACTATAAATATTACCAGGATAGTAAAGGCTATGATATGAACGAATTTATTCATTTTTTTTAATAACAATATATAGAAGTATTGAAAGGTTCCATTATACTACTGAAACAGATTATGTCAACTTACACGGATAAATGCGGTGTACAGTGGAAAACTTTTATATATCTTTTAAGAGTTTATTGGCAGAAGATTTTTCAATTGTATCATTAAACGTGTCCAGAGTACTTGTTAATATCTTTAACTCCCTGTTTTGTGCGACAGGTATATCGTTAGTCCCGTTTTTATCCAGAGCATCAATTACGTGCTTTATGGTAAGCAAAGTAATGGTACATGCAGGCTGGTATGCAAACTCCTGGTCCTCTTCAATATTGGTTTCAACGGCAATCCCACACTCAACTAATTCATAGAGAATCTGATGTACCAACCGAATGGGTATTTCCAGGGTATGAGAAATCTTGCTTGCGGTCAAAGGTTTGACTTCATCAGAAAAATTCTTTATTATTAAGTGAGTTATCTGTAACGCAAGTAATCTCTTGTATGAGAGACTTACACGTGAACAGTCAGGTTCAAACTCATATGTGTCTATATTCTGAAGAGCAAAAGAAATTTCTGCTCCAAAAAGGACGATCAACCAGCTAATCTGTAACCAGATTAAAAAGAGAGGTAATGCGGCAAAGCTTCCATAAATAGCATTATACTGCGCTACACCAACCTGAGAGTAGATATAGCCCCATTGCGCTACTTGATAAGCTACCGCCGCAATCGCACCTGCTATCACACCATACAGGAACCTGACCTTTGTGTTAGGCATAAAGATATAAATAAAAGTAAAAGCCCCACAGATTGCGCAGTAAGGAAGTAGTTTAAACGAAAGAAATATCAGAGGACTGAAGAATCCTAAAAAGGCAAACCGCTCAGTTATAAGAGTAATCTGG is a genomic window containing:
- a CDS encoding PEGA domain-containing protein; protein product: MLSKMKFAFVSLIAAGLIFCLSNVSSAYDRGGEWPPTQGGTVIVMVTAMGAPIKGAEVSVGDNSGTTGYSGNTILSVDNGFHTVTVADHHDNTATKQVRVKAGEIVQVTFELGAAGRPATGSH
- a CDS encoding HU family DNA-binding protein is translated as MTTITKRELAEAISQKLGSPQIVTKQTIQLFLELCTEELVKGNRLEFRDFGILTTVERGSRIGRNPKTGTTVDVPPKRVVRFKSGRLLKEKVQKKESFAQKVPTDSGNDVTTQGQ
- the holA gene encoding DNA polymerase III subunit delta — encoded protein: MKFTDFIHKYNKTSNLPVYLISGNEYFQKKQALSGIKRRFFMDGGVKEGLIEFNGKDTGSNFTVNQSQGGAAQNVKISTLFNDIIDEAKTAPMFGKHKLLIVENADNLLVKYQERISEYIKNPFRINCLVLEVLSIDKRTRIAKAMNSKQGILIECGQLFDRPAPWETKKPEYDSELTKWIVMHAGNYDKTMNLKSAFCLMERTGNSLAIIDRQLDALSIFVGDRKEISIEDIKMFSGVGHREKLFNLLDAIGMKNSISAVKMAENIFNIGMENERKTITFDPKSIAITIVISAHKRMKDLWKIIRVLDKGGNKNDVLEKTTVNRPFVDKMIKQARNFKEEEMPEKWKYMLEADLLCKTSRLSPTLIVDQLIARLCM
- a CDS encoding HD-GYP domain-containing protein; translation: MNEYIAITKNTLIENTKIEFDLFLRSDIRGRSQYILFCRGNEQFSQQRKGELLNRNIQRLYISTKDTDKYLRYQEKNLKQIIEDSSKDSLEKSGVLYQVAENITKEILDDPKSGQNIERASEWVSNTVQHIVQDENTFYSLFTVTSQNYQLYTHSINVSVIGLLFGKYLSLKPHELDCLGTGLLLHDIGMATISPDVINNSNKLTREELDVIRRHPKAGLELLEQRGNIDGLSLKVVIQHHENHDGTGYPYGIGEGDIHLFGSISRIVDAYDAMTSNKGYADAMTPFAALAEMKSKKENFFNKELLKEFICFLGPKDSHNKSKLYNPSSLAE
- a CDS encoding sigma 54-interacting transcriptional regulator, encoding MQNREITEEKSFYKHKRDFLKGYAPFSLLSNNLLKKIVSKIQIQNYGTGQTICERGQKGNCLFIIHTGTVVETLVDNSGEEITVAILNKGDCFGAIPFLTDESYLATRKAKEEVELFVLHDYDIQELILKNPVLSIHLSRIVSERIKSFFDFFEKEKIKIVEVIEGESEKERKLEIINRVTRLFHSSEDINRTLFFVVKAVNREMKADACSIYLVDPVSYELVLEAAVGFDEKVITNVRMRLDKGEGITGWVVEHGEPVALEDIHADPRVKFITEIHEDRFSSLLSVPLGDKKNVIGAINIQTVDRRKYTYDDIRGLTIMANHIALAISHARLKRRIQIVEGVSDRNVSDKSGFVGKGKYIDKINAFVDLMASGDGPVLIGGEDGTGNVPMSKIIHYKSKRYKGPFVEIDCRNIDSASWGEELFGYEKNTKVICSDGLTKNNLQNDFSPQKDIETGSLVTRLGFIELADSGTIFLNHVDRLNQANQIKLLNYLQEGKFNRVNGNDTIFSNARIISSVSQNIASYLEEGRFDKSLYKILNKNYYQLKALRDQKRSIPMLTKDFIENISRELHKDVKGIADNAMGRLMSYDWPGNVKELENVLRRAVILAKGDVITSEQIFFGIPMGEKKWSYDILSFDTVKSFLKSRLYPSGLQILSSIFLVITLLMLFLGHKNGLLNPVNILFWSAGIFGMYMITFVSGRFLCGICPFAATGDLIKRFICFNRQIPKIMVSYGRYFTIGLIISIFWFEGVTSIQHSSTLTAYLIVFILSGAIISGILFERRAWCRYLCPLGGLFGIYSLTSITSLKANRSVCLNQCETHDCYLGTQLTKGCPMYLHPYGLENGKDCVLCMNCYKNCSHGSIKVNFQVPGNDIGNMSNRSLSESLLCLSMLGILLVEYGSLLSIESQLFQSLSRLIGINQTILYTLIFISVSFLSSGSIVFLDYVSNGFSFDNVKARIIDFGYSAIPLALMGHLAFYWNKIKADFRKLMELTGIYQPVRVENEVLIAEKIEGISAIELLFIFAGFFGSVYIFYLLSKKTKHALTISTTTSYLSVFAVFAFTYICLL
- a CDS encoding trypsin-like peptidase domain-containing protein; this encodes MKAIFVHLSGSKRGKTESFTDSKISVGTGPMCNLNFDQSIDKNTSPFHAEIILQECDYVLKDLDSAEGTFVNNRQIKEVVIHDGDLIEFGNNGPRARFRIKEEVGDVCKPLSEILADSMDIAREPQKGRTLVTATAFFQSLLTEAFTQSSAKFKLVTVFLFLLTFIGIVTLIYNIFSGLTETTKRVELLEFESAIGEKIIKDFSKGVCLIQCSFSLVDEKTGKPLKSWRDGRLLTNQLTGTGFMIGNGKILTNRHIAEPWWRQAAHAIPLEPGFIPKLEVFRAFFPEVKDPVPLKVEKVSDIVDVALVSFDPEGIELPEFDIELSDKEAIEGEPVVLLGYPAGINALCAKSDPEIALEISKMSFLEAAQELSNHGLIKPIATQGHISDVLRKRIIYDAQTTVGGSGGPLFNNKGEVVAVNYGIFRGFSGANFGVPIKYALELIEDEKH